In Wolinella succinogenes DSM 1740, a single genomic region encodes these proteins:
- the gatC gene encoding Asp-tRNA(Asn)/Glu-tRNA(Gln) amidotransferase subunit GatC has protein sequence MQIDDKLLARLESLAMIEVPEEKKESIKAELGEIVNFVENLNSLEVEGLEATFTTLEGKTPMREDTPMNDEEIPALILKHAPQSAENYFIVPKIIE, from the coding sequence ATGCAAATCGATGATAAGCTTCTAGCGCGCCTAGAGAGCCTCGCGATGATTGAGGTGCCCGAAGAGAAAAAGGAATCCATCAAGGCTGAGCTTGGAGAGATCGTGAACTTCGTCGAGAACCTCAACTCGCTAGAGGTTGAGGGTCTAGAGGCGACCTTCACGACCCTAGAGGGGAAAACACCCATGAGAGAAGATACCCCTATGAATGACGAAGAGATTCCCGCCCTCATTCTCAAGCACGCTCCTCAAAGCGCTGAGAACTACTTTATCGTTCCTAAAATCATTGAATAG
- the rplS gene encoding 50S ribosomal protein L19, translated as MRNRYIESFEKAQIADKNIPQFKAGDTLRVGVKIQEGDKTRVQNFEGICISVRGTGTGKTFTIRKMGANNVGVERIFPLYSDSLESVTLLRVGRVRRAKLYYLRDRSGKSARIKELRK; from the coding sequence ATGAGAAATCGATATATAGAGAGCTTTGAAAAAGCGCAAATCGCCGACAAAAACATTCCTCAGTTCAAAGCGGGTGACACTTTGCGTGTAGGCGTAAAGATCCAAGAGGGCGATAAGACAAGGGTTCAAAATTTTGAAGGTATCTGCATCTCTGTTCGTGGAACGGGCACAGGCAAGACTTTCACTATCCGAAAGATGGGCGCCAACAATGTAGGCGTAGAGAGAATCTTCCCCCTTTATAGCGATAGCCTTGAGAGCGTGACTCTTCTTCGTGTGGGTCGAGTTCGAAGAGCCAAGCTCTACTATCTACGCGATCGAAGCGGTAAATCCGCGAGAATTAAGGAGCTCAGGAAGTAA
- the rpsP gene encoding 30S ribosomal protein S16 gives MATVIRLTRLGRKKKPFYRMVVTDSRKRRDGGWVEAIGYYNPLAETPVVKFDAERLKYWVSVGAKMSDRVATLTASK, from the coding sequence ATGGCAACCGTTATAAGATTGACAAGACTTGGACGAAAGAAGAAACCTTTTTACCGAATGGTCGTGACTGACAGCCGCAAGAGAAGAGATGGGGGCTGGGTTGAGGCGATTGGATACTATAATCCTCTAGCAGAGACTCCTGTCGTGAAGTTTGATGCAGAGCGACTCAAGTATTGGGTGAGCGTAGGCGCTAAGATGAGTGATCGCGTTGCGACGCTCACGGCTTCTAAGTAA
- the ffh gene encoding signal recognition particle protein — protein MFDTLTESFRGAINKIRFHDDEKSLKKALEELKKALLKADVHYKAVKDLLKTVENETKAKGIGKESFLSALRQGLLEILQTSGSQGFVFASKPPTVVLMAGLQGSGKTTTTAKLASFLKTKGKKVLMAACDLQRLAAVEQLKQLSAQIEVDLYHEEESANPVQIAKNALHRANEGLYDVLLVDTAGRLAIDEALMQELKSVKEAIHPHEVFYVADSLSGQDGVRSAERFHQEMALSGVILSKFDGDSKGGVALSIAYQIGIPLRFIGSGEKIPDLDPFLPDRIVNRLMGAGDIESLAEKTSAVISEKEAKNLTKKIKKGEFNFNDFLAQMDNMKKLGSMQSILSMLPGMGSMASALKDVDLDNSREIKQIRAMVASMTPKEREDPSLLNGSRRKRIALGSGMEVADVNRVIKQFDGAAKMAKKFSGKRGMQDLMGLMNQSKMGRLG, from the coding sequence TTGTTTGACACGCTGACCGAATCGTTTCGAGGGGCTATCAATAAGATTCGTTTTCACGATGATGAAAAGTCTCTAAAAAAGGCTCTAGAGGAGCTTAAAAAAGCTCTACTCAAGGCCGATGTCCACTATAAAGCGGTCAAAGACCTCCTTAAAACCGTTGAAAATGAAACCAAAGCCAAAGGGATTGGTAAAGAGAGTTTTTTGAGTGCTCTGCGCCAAGGACTTTTGGAGATTCTTCAAACCAGTGGCTCCCAAGGATTTGTGTTTGCCTCAAAGCCTCCGACTGTTGTTTTGATGGCGGGACTTCAGGGAAGCGGTAAGACTACCACGACGGCCAAGCTCGCCTCTTTTTTAAAGACCAAAGGCAAAAAAGTACTGATGGCGGCTTGCGACCTCCAGCGACTAGCGGCGGTGGAGCAGCTCAAACAGTTGAGCGCTCAGATCGAGGTTGACCTCTATCATGAAGAGGAGAGTGCCAATCCCGTGCAGATCGCTAAAAACGCCCTTCATCGAGCCAATGAAGGGCTTTATGATGTTCTTTTGGTGGACACCGCGGGACGATTGGCGATTGATGAAGCGCTCATGCAAGAGCTAAAGAGCGTCAAAGAGGCAATTCATCCCCACGAGGTCTTCTATGTGGCCGATAGCTTGAGCGGACAGGATGGAGTGCGAAGTGCAGAGCGATTCCACCAAGAGATGGCGCTAAGTGGTGTGATTTTGAGTAAGTTTGATGGCGATAGTAAAGGGGGCGTGGCGCTCTCGATTGCTTATCAGATCGGGATTCCTCTGCGCTTCATCGGAAGTGGAGAGAAGATTCCTGATTTGGATCCTTTCTTGCCTGACCGAATCGTCAATCGCCTTATGGGGGCGGGTGATATCGAATCTCTTGCAGAGAAGACCTCAGCGGTGATCAGCGAGAAAGAGGCCAAAAACCTCACCAAAAAGATTAAAAAGGGTGAATTTAACTTTAATGACTTTTTGGCGCAGATGGACAATATGAAAAAGCTCGGCTCCATGCAGTCGATTCTCTCGATGTTGCCTGGTATGGGAAGCATGGCGAGCGCGCTCAAGGATGTCGATTTAGATAATTCGCGTGAAATTAAGCAGATACGGGCAATGGTAGCCTCTATGACCCCCAAAGAGAGAGAAGACCCTTCGCTTCTTAATGGAAGTCGGCGCAAAAGAATCGCTCTTGGCTCAGGGATGGAGGTGGCGGATGTGAATCGCGTCATCAAGCAGTTTGATGGAGCGGCTAAGATGGCGAAGAAGTTCTCGGGCAAGCGGGGTATGCAAGACCTCATGGGCCTTATGAATCAATCCAAAATGGGGCGCTTGGGCTAG
- the ybeY gene encoding rRNA maturation RNase YbeY has protein sequence MIDFDNQTDTNLDITLLESIATFLSPREVELILLDDEAMRKINQEHRGIDKSTDVLSFPLEGGDFLPLGSILLSIDRVRAEAELRGHSIEAEAALLFIHGMLHLLGYDHEYDQGEQRFKEEELITRFGLPSSLIVRTEEL, from the coding sequence ATGATCGATTTTGACAACCAAACCGACACCAATCTAGACATCACGCTTTTGGAATCCATCGCCACTTTTTTGTCTCCAAGAGAGGTGGAGTTGATTCTGCTTGATGATGAAGCGATGCGTAAGATCAACCAAGAGCATCGGGGGATAGATAAGAGCACCGATGTGCTCTCTTTCCCCCTAGAGGGGGGTGATTTTCTTCCCTTGGGTTCGATACTCCTCTCTATTGATCGAGTGAGGGCGGAAGCAGAGCTGCGGGGTCACTCGATCGAGGCGGAAGCGGCGCTCCTTTTTATTCATGGGATGCTTCATCTCTTGGGGTATGACCATGAGTATGATCAGGGCGAACAGCGTTTCAAAGAGGAGGAGCTCATCACGCGCTTTGGGTTGCCTTCTAGCTTGATTGTGAGGACAGAGGAATTGTAA
- the ung gene encoding uracil-DNA glycosylase — translation MADLERIKIEPSWKEVLKEEFTKPYFDSIRESYLQAKSSGAILYPPAPLLFNAFNLTPFDQVKAVILGQDPYHAPHQAMGLCFSVPKGVALPASLRNVYKELERDLGIPPAKHGDLTSWAKQGVFMLNAILSVEQGKAGSHQKFGWQTFTDAAISALSRKKKGVVFLLWGNFAREKRVLIDSTKHTILESAHPSPLAGNRYFGNGHFSKTNEILKVQGEREILWRLPE, via the coding sequence ATGGCGGATTTGGAGCGAATCAAGATTGAGCCCTCATGGAAAGAGGTCTTGAAAGAGGAATTTACCAAACCCTATTTTGATTCCATCCGAGAATCATACCTTCAAGCCAAGAGCAGCGGGGCGATCCTCTATCCACCCGCTCCGCTCCTTTTCAACGCCTTTAACCTCACCCCTTTTGATCAGGTCAAAGCGGTCATCTTGGGCCAAGATCCCTATCACGCTCCCCATCAAGCCATGGGGCTCTGCTTCTCCGTGCCTAAAGGAGTTGCCCTCCCCGCCTCGCTCCGCAATGTCTATAAAGAGTTAGAGCGAGACCTTGGGATTCCTCCAGCCAAGCATGGCGATCTCACCTCTTGGGCTAAACAGGGCGTCTTCATGCTCAATGCCATTCTAAGCGTGGAACAGGGCAAAGCAGGATCGCACCAAAAGTTTGGCTGGCAAACCTTCACCGATGCCGCCATCTCTGCTCTCTCTAGAAAGAAAAAGGGGGTGGTTTTTCTGCTTTGGGGGAATTTCGCTAGAGAAAAGAGGGTTCTGATTGACTCTACAAAACACACGATTTTAGAATCAGCCCACCCCTCGCCCCTAGCAGGGAATCGATACTTTGGGAATGGGCACTTCTCTAAGACCAATGAGATTTTAAAAGTTCAGGGAGAGCGCGAGATTCTCTGGCGTCTTCCTGAATGA
- the leuC gene encoding 3-isopropylmalate dehydratase large subunit: MGQTLTEKIFSAHTNKQVSAGEIIESPIDMVIGNDITTPLSIRAFEESGATKLANPDGFCIVMDHFIPAKDIASANQARISRDFAKKHQLKHYFDERDMGIEHAILPEKGLVLPGDVIIGADSHTCTHGALGAFATGMGSTDLAYAMITGKNWFKVPPSIRVVFKGKLQEHVYGKDLILEIIRQIGVDGALYKALEFQGDTIEQLSMDDRFSLCNMAIEAGAKNGIIAADSITKEFLASRKSLRAEPKYYQADADALYEQTIEIDVEKLEPVIAYPFLPSNGKSISQAVKDDLKIDQAFIGSCTNGRLSDLRIAAQILKGKRVHPDVRLIITPGTQQIYKDAHQEGLIDTLLEAGALISNPTCGACLGGYMGILGDNERCVSTTNRNFVGRMGARSSEVYLANSAVAAASALKGKITDPRKL; this comes from the coding sequence ATGGGACAGACTCTCACCGAGAAAATTTTTTCTGCGCACACCAATAAGCAGGTGAGCGCGGGCGAAATCATCGAATCGCCTATTGATATGGTCATAGGAAACGACATCACCACGCCCCTCTCTATTCGCGCTTTTGAGGAGAGCGGCGCAACAAAGCTCGCTAATCCTGATGGATTTTGCATTGTCATGGATCACTTCATCCCCGCCAAGGATATCGCTAGCGCCAATCAAGCGCGAATCAGCCGAGATTTTGCCAAAAAGCATCAGCTAAAACACTATTTTGATGAGCGCGATATGGGAATCGAACACGCCATCCTCCCCGAAAAAGGGTTGGTACTCCCTGGCGATGTGATTATTGGGGCCGATTCTCACACCTGTACACACGGTGCTCTTGGCGCCTTTGCCACGGGTATGGGAAGCACCGATCTTGCCTACGCCATGATCACGGGAAAAAACTGGTTCAAGGTACCCCCAAGCATCCGCGTGGTCTTTAAAGGCAAGCTCCAAGAGCATGTCTATGGCAAAGATCTCATCCTGGAGATCATCCGCCAAATCGGCGTGGATGGAGCCCTCTACAAGGCTTTAGAATTCCAAGGTGACACCATCGAGCAGCTCAGCATGGATGATCGATTCTCTCTTTGCAATATGGCGATTGAAGCGGGAGCCAAAAATGGCATTATCGCTGCTGATTCCATCACCAAAGAGTTCCTTGCCTCAAGAAAATCCCTCCGAGCTGAACCTAAATACTATCAGGCGGATGCGGATGCCCTCTATGAGCAGACGATTGAGATTGATGTAGAGAAACTAGAGCCCGTGATCGCCTATCCCTTTCTCCCTAGCAATGGCAAAAGCATCTCCCAAGCGGTCAAAGATGACCTCAAAATCGATCAAGCCTTCATCGGAAGCTGCACCAACGGCCGCCTAAGCGACCTTCGAATCGCCGCTCAAATCCTCAAAGGCAAGCGCGTCCATCCCGATGTGCGCCTCATCATCACCCCAGGAACCCAACAAATTTACAAAGACGCCCACCAAGAGGGACTCATCGACACCCTCCTAGAAGCGGGTGCGCTTATTAGCAACCCCACCTGTGGCGCTTGCCTTGGCGGCTACATGGGAATCCTTGGAGACAACGAACGATGTGTCTCCACCACCAACCGAAACTTTGTCGGCCGAATGGGTGCTAGAAGCTCCGAGGTCTATCTCGCCAACTCCGCCGTAGCTGCGGCTAGCGCCCTAAAGGGCAAAATCACCGACCCAAGAAAACTATAA
- a CDS encoding DUF411 domain-containing protein: MLRIGLLALTLAGGLYAQTPLHMYKSPSCGCCGLWGGHMEKNGFTLKETKTNNLYEVKIKAKVPLELASCHTAFVEGYIIEGHVPAEAVKELLAKRPEGIIGIAVPGMPLGSPGMEQGDVKDDYDVIAFDAKGNQTLFKSYRFSR, encoded by the coding sequence ATGTTAAGAATCGGACTTCTCGCGCTCACTCTTGCGGGCGGACTCTATGCTCAAACTCCTCTTCATATGTACAAAAGCCCCTCTTGTGGTTGTTGTGGACTATGGGGAGGACACATGGAGAAAAATGGCTTCACCCTCAAAGAGACCAAGACCAACAACCTCTATGAGGTGAAAATCAAAGCCAAAGTGCCCTTGGAGCTGGCGAGTTGCCATACGGCTTTTGTGGAGGGGTATATCATCGAAGGGCATGTTCCTGCGGAGGCCGTGAAAGAACTGCTCGCCAAAAGGCCTGAGGGGATTATCGGGATTGCGGTGCCGGGGATGCCTCTAGGAAGTCCTGGAATGGAGCAGGGCGATGTGAAAGATGACTATGATGTGATCGCTTTTGATGCCAAAGGAAATCAGACTCTTTTTAAAAGTTATCGTTTTAGTCGCTAA
- a CDS encoding P-II family nitrogen regulator, protein MKKIEAVIKPFKLEEVKSALVERGISGMTVSEVKGYGRQKGHTELYRGAEYVVDFIPKIKLEIVVRDEEVEGIIEAIIKSAKTGKIGDGKIFVTPVERAIRIRTQESDEEAI, encoded by the coding sequence ATGAAGAAAATCGAAGCAGTCATCAAACCCTTCAAACTTGAAGAGGTCAAAAGCGCTCTAGTGGAGCGAGGAATTAGCGGGATGACGGTGAGCGAAGTGAAAGGTTATGGTCGCCAAAAAGGGCATACAGAGCTCTATAGAGGCGCTGAATATGTGGTGGATTTCATCCCCAAGATCAAGCTGGAGATCGTCGTGAGGGATGAGGAGGTCGAAGGAATCATCGAGGCGATTATCAAGAGCGCCAAAACGGGAAAAATTGGCGATGGAAAGATTTTTGTCACGCCCGTAGAGCGCGCGATTCGTATCCGCACCCAAGAGAGCGATGAAGAGGCGATTTGA
- the speA gene encoding arginine decarboxylase — protein MVDYGINFWSDNDFIIEDGQVKINYKTKPAIIDIVKKVREEGYRGPLLLRFPHLIKKQVDKIFTHFETSIKQYHYKGQFKAVFPLKVNQFPNFVLPLVELSQNRCYGLEAGSKAELIIAMAYTNKGSPITVNGFKDKEMISLGFIAANMGHEITLTIEGLNELETIIEVAEEMGKPCPNIGLRIRLHSSGIGIWAKSGGINSKFGLTSTELLEGIRLLEKHKLIEKFTMIHFHIGSQISDISPLKKAMREAGNIYAELRKMGAKNLKSVNIGGGLAVEYTQHEGSPNRNYTLDEFAGDVVFSLKEIAKNKKEPEPDIYIESGRYIAASHALLVAPVLELFSQEYDEKALHLKDKNPQLIEELNELYNTVNEKYAIEYLHDSLDHMESLLTLFDLGYIDLQDRSNTEILVHLIIKKVIKILKHKNHSDIIRIQEQVQERYLLNCSFFQSLPDYWGLEQSFPVMPLDRLNKRPTRSASLWDITCDSDGEIGFDLNKPLFLHDVDVTTEEYFLGFFLVGAYQEVLGMRHNLFTHPTELSVEFEEDGTHSVTNLLEAQTILDVLDDLDYDTKEIERRLKQRIEDSELIDDETRKEVLGQLYVMLSENGYLRTITNGERK, from the coding sequence ATGGTCGATTATGGAATAAACTTCTGGTCGGACAATGACTTTATTATTGAAGACGGACAGGTCAAAATCAACTACAAAACCAAGCCCGCCATCATTGATATTGTCAAAAAGGTTCGGGAAGAGGGCTATCGAGGGCCTCTGCTGCTCCGATTTCCCCATCTAATCAAAAAGCAGGTCGATAAGATTTTCACCCACTTTGAAACCTCCATCAAGCAATACCACTACAAAGGGCAGTTCAAAGCGGTATTTCCTTTGAAGGTCAATCAGTTTCCCAATTTTGTCCTCCCCCTTGTGGAGCTTTCACAGAATCGTTGCTATGGTCTTGAGGCGGGCAGCAAGGCGGAGCTCATCATCGCGATGGCCTACACCAACAAAGGCTCACCCATCACTGTCAATGGCTTTAAAGACAAGGAGATGATCTCACTTGGTTTCATCGCCGCCAATATGGGGCACGAGATCACCTTGACAATCGAGGGGCTCAATGAGCTAGAGACAATCATTGAGGTGGCCGAAGAGATGGGAAAACCCTGCCCCAATATTGGTCTGCGTATCCGACTTCACAGTAGCGGGATTGGTATTTGGGCAAAAAGCGGTGGAATCAACTCCAAGTTTGGCCTCACCTCCACGGAGCTCTTGGAGGGAATCCGCCTCCTAGAGAAGCACAAGCTCATCGAAAAATTCACCATGATTCACTTTCACATTGGTTCGCAAATTAGCGATATCTCCCCGCTCAAAAAAGCGATGAGAGAGGCGGGCAACATCTATGCTGAGCTTCGCAAGATGGGAGCAAAGAATCTCAAAAGCGTCAATATTGGCGGAGGATTGGCTGTCGAATACACCCAGCATGAAGGCTCGCCTAACCGAAACTACACATTGGATGAATTCGCAGGAGATGTGGTCTTCTCGCTCAAAGAGATTGCCAAAAACAAAAAAGAGCCCGAACCTGACATTTATATCGAATCAGGGCGCTACATCGCCGCTAGCCATGCACTTCTTGTGGCTCCTGTGCTAGAGCTCTTCTCCCAAGAATACGATGAGAAAGCGCTCCACCTCAAGGACAAGAATCCCCAGCTCATCGAAGAACTCAACGAGCTCTACAACACAGTGAACGAGAAATATGCGATTGAATATCTGCATGATAGTCTTGATCACATGGAATCGCTCCTCACTCTTTTTGATCTTGGCTATATCGACCTTCAAGATCGGAGCAACACGGAGATTTTGGTTCACCTCATCATCAAAAAGGTGATTAAGATTCTCAAACACAAGAATCACAGCGACATCATTCGTATCCAAGAGCAGGTCCAAGAGCGCTACTTGCTCAATTGCTCCTTTTTCCAAAGTCTCCCGGATTATTGGGGCTTGGAACAGAGCTTCCCCGTGATGCCACTAGATCGCCTTAACAAACGCCCCACACGCTCAGCGAGTCTTTGGGATATCACCTGCGATAGCGATGGGGAGATCGGCTTTGACCTTAACAAGCCGCTCTTTTTGCATGATGTGGATGTGACCACAGAAGAGTATTTTCTTGGATTCTTTCTCGTGGGAGCCTACCAAGAGGTGCTTGGGATGCGTCACAACCTCTTCACTCACCCCACCGAGCTAAGCGTAGAATTTGAAGAGGACGGCACTCACTCCGTCACCAACCTCTTGGAGGCGCAGACGATTCTAGATGTACTTGATGACCTAGACTATGACACCAAGGAGATTGAGCGCCGCCTCAAGCAGAGAATTGAGGATTCGGAGCTTATTGATGATGAGACGCGCAAAGAGGTGCTGGGTCAGCTCTATGTGATGCTGAGCGAAAATGGCTACCTCCGCACCATCACCAACGGAGAGCGCAAGTGA
- the trmD gene encoding tRNA (guanosine(37)-N1)-methyltransferase TrmD: protein MKFSFFTLFPSLISGYFEDSILKRARDEGRIEIEWVNFREFSQDRFKKVDEYQIGGGAGLVIEPRVVTQAISELKAKNQDAKILFLLPAGKPFTHQDACRLAQKESHLVLVCGRYEGIDERAIEANADEVFCMGDYILTGGEIAALALCDAVSRQIPGVLGNEESLQGESFDSFLLEAPVFARSKTPEGLSAPSEYSKGNHAKICALKRRLSLAKTQYYRPDLYKKYKIQESDKGKK, encoded by the coding sequence GTGAAATTCAGCTTTTTCACGCTCTTTCCTTCGCTTATTTCGGGTTATTTTGAGGATTCGATTCTTAAAAGAGCTAGAGATGAGGGAAGAATCGAGATTGAGTGGGTCAACTTTCGAGAGTTTAGCCAAGACCGCTTCAAAAAGGTGGATGAATATCAAATCGGCGGAGGGGCGGGTTTGGTGATTGAGCCTAGGGTCGTCACCCAAGCCATTTCGGAGCTTAAAGCAAAGAATCAAGACGCCAAAATCCTCTTCTTGCTCCCTGCTGGCAAGCCTTTCACCCATCAAGACGCGTGCCGACTGGCTCAAAAAGAGAGCCATTTAGTGCTTGTGTGCGGGCGCTATGAGGGGATTGATGAGAGGGCGATAGAGGCAAATGCTGATGAAGTTTTCTGCATGGGGGACTATATCCTAACGGGCGGAGAGATTGCAGCTTTGGCTCTGTGCGATGCGGTTTCAAGACAAATTCCCGGAGTGCTTGGAAATGAAGAATCGCTTCAAGGGGAGAGCTTTGACTCTTTTTTGCTTGAAGCGCCCGTCTTTGCAAGGAGCAAAACCCCCGAGGGTCTAAGCGCTCCTTCAGAGTATTCAAAGGGTAATCACGCTAAAATCTGCGCCTTAAAAAGACGGCTATCTTTGGCGAAAACCCAATACTATAGACCGGATCTCTACAAAAAATATAAAATTCAAGAAAGCGACAAGGGCAAAAAATGA
- a CDS encoding KH domain-containing protein: MVETFIEEYAKKIALDADKIRVVREEMEEHFSQITIFASSQDAGRLIGKDGRMIGALKTLVSGCKAKDGFSYKIIVKAID, encoded by the coding sequence TTGGTTGAGACTTTCATCGAGGAGTACGCCAAGAAGATCGCACTAGATGCCGATAAGATTAGGGTAGTGAGAGAGGAGATGGAAGAGCATTTTTCTCAAATCACCATCTTTGCTTCCAGCCAAGATGCAGGAAGATTGATCGGCAAGGATGGGCGAATGATTGGCGCGCTTAAAACCTTGGTCTCTGGCTGTAAAGCCAAGGATGGATTCTCCTATAAAATCATCGTCAAGGCGATTGATTAA
- the rimM gene encoding ribosome maturation factor RimM (Essential for efficient processing of 16S rRNA), producing the protein MERIEVARFGRAVGLKGEVKLHLLTDFPETLKGGKSFLWEKGTLTLRSFNPHSNQARFDEINSREEAALLTNHLLYTTMEKTLQECTLEEGEHFWFEIVGCEVMEEGERLGKVEGIERLGAVDYLIIQTDPLLQKALGIKRFLVPYIDRFVLLADVKNRLVECSGAKGILEAS; encoded by the coding sequence TTGGAGAGAATCGAGGTGGCTCGTTTCGGTCGAGCCGTGGGACTTAAAGGAGAGGTCAAGCTCCATCTCTTGACTGACTTTCCCGAGACACTCAAAGGGGGCAAATCCTTCCTTTGGGAGAAGGGAACTTTGACGCTTCGGTCATTCAATCCTCACTCCAATCAGGCGCGCTTTGATGAGATTAATAGTCGCGAAGAGGCCGCTTTGCTCACCAATCATCTGCTTTACACCACCATGGAAAAAACTCTGCAGGAGTGCACCCTGGAAGAGGGCGAGCATTTTTGGTTTGAGATCGTAGGGTGTGAGGTGATGGAAGAGGGCGAGCGGCTTGGTAAGGTGGAGGGAATCGAGCGGCTTGGTGCGGTGGACTACCTCATCATTCAAACCGATCCTCTCCTTCAGAAAGCGCTTGGAATCAAGCGCTTTCTGGTGCCCTATATCGATCGATTCGTGCTTTTGGCGGATGTGAAGAATCGTCTTGTTGAGTGCAGCGGAGCCAAGGGAATCTTGGAGGCGAGCTAG
- the cysE gene encoding serine O-acetyltransferase, producing MSRLREFFSIIKEDFAVVFEKDPAIRSRVELFFNYPGLIAIVHHRFAHALHRRGFRVVARILMAFNQFVTNIDIHPGATIGRRVFIDHGIGVVIGETAIVGDDVTIYQGVSLGGVSLERTKRHPTIEEGVVIGAGAKILGNITIGAHSKIGANSVVIRSVPADSTAVGIPARVIDKGRSKDPSDMGKLPDIDKQLFEYLLKRVALLEHALKSDHKELDSRGEELEKIYESFVKSLRS from the coding sequence GTGAGTCGCCTTAGAGAGTTCTTTTCGATCATCAAAGAGGACTTCGCCGTTGTTTTTGAAAAAGATCCCGCGATTCGCTCTAGAGTCGAGCTCTTTTTCAACTATCCAGGCCTCATCGCCATTGTCCACCATCGATTCGCCCACGCTCTTCACCGCCGAGGCTTTAGAGTAGTGGCGCGGATTCTTATGGCTTTCAACCAGTTTGTGACCAATATTGATATTCATCCCGGAGCCACTATTGGGCGCCGTGTCTTTATCGATCATGGAATTGGCGTGGTCATCGGCGAGACAGCTATCGTAGGAGATGATGTTACCATTTATCAAGGGGTGAGCCTAGGAGGAGTGAGCCTAGAGCGCACCAAGCGCCATCCCACCATCGAAGAGGGAGTGGTGATTGGTGCGGGAGCGAAAATCCTCGGCAATATTACCATTGGAGCCCATTCCAAAATTGGTGCCAACTCCGTTGTGATTCGGAGTGTTCCCGCCGATTCAACCGCTGTGGGCATTCCCGCTAGAGTGATTGATAAAGGCCGGAGCAAAGACCCAAGCGACATGGGCAAACTACCTGATATTGACAAACAACTCTTTGAATACCTGCTCAAGCGAGTCGCTCTTTTGGAGCATGCACTCAAAAGCGATCACAAAGAGTTGGACAGTCGAGGCGAAGAGTTAGAGAAAATTTACGAATCGTTTGTGAAGAGTTTAAGAAGCTAG